The Sesamum indicum cultivar Zhongzhi No. 13 linkage group LG6, S_indicum_v1.0, whole genome shotgun sequence genomic interval TATCAAACACCAGTACTTTACCTGCAGTATTGAATTGTGGCCTGGATGAAAAGCTACATAGTGGCGGTATTCAGAACCTCAAGCCTCCATTGCACAGTTTAAACAATTTCTCTTggttaaattcattataaaagCTACATCAAGAAGGTCCGATCTTAGTCCTCTCACCCTAAGCCCAAAAACATGATGAGATCAAAGTGAAATGTTCCCCCCTATTATGGTTCCCTTTCCTGAAACACTCATCAGAAAGGCTCTACTCACACTAATAAACTTTGGTATGTCAGACAAATCAGGACATGTTTGCAAATCAAGGTGGCTTAATTTAGGCATTTGCAAATGTCCAGTCTAATGTTTCGGCAGCTGAAGCTCTGAAACACATTAAGTTTAAAGGAAAGAGAGTACGACTGACCTTCGCAAGCGCCGAGGATCCTGTCGAAATGTAGGGGGCAAAGCAATAATTGGAGCAGGTCCACTTATCTGGGGACCTGGTATACCATTTCTGCCACCTTCAAATGGAGAAGGTCCTCCTTGGTCCCGCAACATCCGCATAGCAACTTCAGGAGGGGCAGGAACAAAAGGCCCCAGCGGACTGGAAGCAAtgaacatataattataaaccaTAAAGACAAGGAAATTCGACGCAGAGTGATTAGAATCATTCGCATTACACTAAAACACAAGAGGGAAAGAAGGGCTGCAAGACAACCAAGGTAAATGGTTGGAACATAGAGAGCTGTACTGAACTTACCCAGCTCCAGGAACAGGCATCAAAACAGGCGGAGGTATATCTGAAGCAAAAGNNNNNNNNNNNNNNNNNNNNNNNNNNNNNNNNNNNNNNNNNNNNNNNNNNNNNNNNNNNNNNNNNNNNNNNNNNNNNNNNNNNNNNNNNNNNNNNAGAGCACCAAAAGTATCAAACATCTCATCTGGATTCTCACCAGGAGGACCATCATTACTGGATGTGAAATCCCCAGATTGGGGGTTTTCAGATCTATCAAATCGTTCGTTTGCACGATAGTCTCTTTCTCTGCGATTTCCTCTTTCGTCTTTAATTCTATTATCTGGGCCAGGTCTATGTCGTGGCCTCTCCTTCTACAAAAGGTAGACATGCTAATAAGGTATGAAAGAAGTAAAGGAAacaaaatgataaaagaaaagacgCAAACAAACCATACAGGAAAAGACGGCTGCATCACAGGTCTCCCTCCGGGTGCGTTCTCATCACTGTAATAAATGATAGTTAAAACCGTGCTGACTAAGATATATCATAGGCATCAAATCGTTCAAATGTCAGCACTTACTTCATGTAATTCTCAAAATACAACTCTTCCCGCACTTTTGATGTAAGTTCCATGGCAAGTTCTGGatgtttcaattttaaatgtttGTGGACAAATTCAGCAGCATGAAAGAGCTTGGTACAACCTTTTGCTCCACATCCATACTTCCAGCCATATTTTTCATCCCTAATTTTGCGGACATAGGGATCCAAAGCTTCAGCTGCAGCAGCATCTATCTTCTCCTTTGCAGCCATTACTTCAAGGGGATCTAAACCCTTCAGCCTCTTTTGCCAATGAgagtctaattttttttcccactCATTTGCATTACCATTTGCCTCAGAGTTCTTGCCATCCACTCTAACATGCCGGAGACCTTTAGCTTCATTCGATTCAACCATCCCATAATAATCAACCCCATGAATGCGCCAGAGATAGGTGAGAAGGGTGTCCAAAAGCTCAATCCCCTCAAGACCCTTAATTGTGGTCAAACCCCGTATTATAATGACTGGGCCACTTGAACTTCCATGAGACTTGTCTCTTCCCATTCTATCATTATCATCACGACATAAAACATTATCCTCAATTCCTTTTTCTAAATCCAGTTTCCGGACAAGAGCCTGTGCTTGTTCAACATCAACCTGGATTCGCCTGGACTCAGAGAAGACTGGATGAGCCTTCGGAGCAGACAAAAGATCAGACTCTTTGGTGCCACCCCGACCATGCCGCCTTCTTTTGCCATCCACATCTGCTTCCTCGTCAGAATTAGCCTCGCTGATCTGTTCTTCGTTCAAAGAGGAAGGCATAACACCAGGACCTCTGAATCACATGCAGAAGTAGCAGAACTTGGAGTGAGTTAGTATAACCATATGAAAACTGTTAGTATGGTAAGTATGAGACCCAAAACTTCAGAATAGATCTTACAAATCTAAAGTCCCTCTTTGCAGATCAAGCTGAAAATTCTTTGCTGATTTCCTTGCAACTTCATTCCTCCTGCAAAGGCAATAGAAAAGATATCTCAATATAACCAGATGGAAGCCAGTACGCAATGCATCTAAAAGAGCATACACTTGGCAAAATGTTTACACTTTACATGATAGGTGAAAGTATTACACAGCCTTATCAATATGCTCACCGTTCTATTACAGCAAGTAGGTTTGTCGGATGATACTTGTCTTTTAACCTGATACACAAACTCAATCTATGAGACACAAAAACAGAgcagcaaaataaaaaacaagaagagaaaaagagtaCCAT includes:
- the LOC105163755 gene encoding serrate RNA effector molecule codes for the protein MAEVLSGTSDNLDQDNNANPTDNKPSTTAPADAGPDSTSSPPPPPRRPTRDADRDSRERRDDRPPRRGYHDRHRSPPPPPPRERDYHKRGRPSPSPPPPYRDRRGGGPHSPPSRRSSPFPPYKRRRDDGYDGRRGSPRGGYGPADRRFGYDYEHDMGGRPGYPDERFHGRYMGRQSAGYPGGPSDWDSGRSGFADTFGASGAQREGMMSYKQFIQELEDDVLPAEAERRYQEYRTEYISTQKRTYFNAHKDEEWLKDKYHPTNLLAVIERRNEVARKSAKNFQLDLQRGTLDLGPGVMPSSLNEEQISEANSDEEADVDGKRRRHGRGGTKESDLLSAPKAHPVFSESRRIQVDVEQAQALVRKLDLEKGIEDNVLCRDDNDRMGRDKSHGSSSGPVIIIRGLTTIKGLEGIELLDTLLTYLWRIHGVDYYGMVESNEAKGLRHVRVDGKNSEANGNANEWEKKLDSHWQKRLKGLDPLEVMAAKEKIDAAAAEALDPYVRKIRDEKYGWKYGCGAKGCTKLFHAAEFVHKHLKLKHPELAMELTSKVREELYFENYMNDENAPGGRPVMQPSFPKERPRHRPGPDNRIKDERGNRRERDYRANERFDRSENPQSGDFTSSNDGPPGENPDEMFDTFGAXXXXXXXFASDIPPPVLMPVPGAGPLGPFVPAPPEVAMRMLRDQGGPSPFEGGRNGIPGPQISGPAPIIALPPTFRQDPRRLRSYNDLDAPDDEVTVIDYRSL